The Falco rusticolus isolate bFalRus1 chromosome 5, bFalRus1.pri, whole genome shotgun sequence genome has a segment encoding these proteins:
- the SINHCAF gene encoding SIN3-HDAC complex-associated factor: MFGFHKPKMYRSIEGCCICRAKSSSSRFTDSKRYEKDFQNCFGLHEARSGDICNACVLLVKRWKKLPAGSKKNWNHVVDARAGPSLKTTLKPKKMKTLSGSRIKSNQISKLQKEFKRHNSDAHSTTSSASPAQSPCYSNQSDDGSDTEMSAGSSRTPVFSFLDLTYWKRQKVCCGIIYKGRFGEVLIDTHLFKPCCSNKKSAAEKPEQEGSQSPAISTQEEW; the protein is encoded by the exons ATGTTTGGCTTTCACAAACCGAAGATGTATCGGAGTATAGAGGGCTGCTGTATTTGCAGAGCTAAGTCTTCCAGTTCTCGTTTCACTGACAGCAAACGTTACGAAAAGGATTTCCAGAACTGTTTCGG GCTCCATGAGGCCCGCTCAGGAGATATTTGCAATGCCTGTGTCCTGTTGgtgaaaagatggaaaaaattgCCAGCAGGATCCAAAAAAAACTGGAATCAT GTGGTAGATGCCCGGGCTGGACCCAGTCTTAAAACAACactgaaaccaaagaaaatgaaaactctgtCTGGAAGCAGAATAAAGAGCAATCAAATCAGCAAACTGCAAAAGGAATTCAAACGGCACA ATTCTGATGCCCACAGCACCACTTCGAGTGCCTCCCCAGCTCAGTCGCCCTGTTACAGTAACCAGTCTGATGATGGCTCTGACACAGAGATGAGTGCTGGGTCCAGCAGAACaccagttttctcctttttagaTCTCACATATTGGAAAAG GCAAAAGGTCTGCTGTGGAATTATTTACAAAGGGCGTTTTGGGGAAGTCCTCATAGACACTCATCTCTTCAAACCTTGCTGTAGCAATAAAAAGTCTGCCGCTGAAAAGCCAGAACAAGAAGGATCACAGTCTCCAGCAATCTCCACCCAAGAGGAGTGGTGA